In the genome of Microcoleus vaginatus PCC 9802, the window AAGCCGTAACGCTCGGCCGCGGGAATAAACTCATTTGGAGATACTATTTTTCCCTCTTCGTCCCGCATTCTGAGCAAAATCTCATAATGCTCTACTAATGGTTTAGAGGTAATAGAGACAATCTTTTGGTAGTAGAGACAAAAACTATTGGTTTCCAGCGCTCGGGTGATTTTGGAAATCAACTGCCTCTCACCACGTTGTTTAATTAGTTCGCCATCATCTAGACGATAAATATGAACACAGTTTCGCCCTCTGGCTTTGGCGGCATAACAAGCTGCATCAGCCGCTCCCAGAAGCTCCATCAAATTTTGGGTGGTGTAGTCAATGGCCACAACTCCAATGCTGACTCCGATGATAAAGGTGTTGCCATTCCAAATAAACCGAAATTGATGCACTAGGTCTTTGAGGTTTTCCGCAATCTGAGTTGCTTGAGATAGTGGACATTGAGTGAGCAAAAGACCAAATTCATCACCTCCCAAGCGAGCCAGTGTGTCATTACCGGGGACTCCCTTTTGTAAAAGTGTAGTGATTTGTCGCAGTAGCTCATCCCCAGCAATATGACCTGCGGTATCGTTAATGACTTTGAACTGATCTAAATCTAAATAACAGAGAGCGTGCTGCTGATGGCTATCTTCAACAGAAGCGAGCGCCTCAACTAAATGTTGCTCAAATCTTCGACGGTTGATTAACCCCGTCAGGGCATCGTGACTGGCTTCCCAAGAGAGTTGACGGCTGAGATAGCGCGATTCAGTAACGTCATGAAAGACCATAACTGCCCCGATAATTTGACCTTTACGGTCTCGAATCGGTGCTGCCGAGTCAGCAATGGGATACTCGGTTCCATCATGGGCAATCAGAATAGTATTGTGAGCTAAGCTCACAATTCGCTGCTCTAATAGAGCCTTGTTTATAGGATTCTCTACTGGCTCTCCCGTTACGGAATCAACAATTAGGAAGACTGTAGACAAGGGAACTCCTTGAACCTCATGAGCCTTCCAGCCTGTCAGTCGCTCAGCTATAGGATTGAAATATCTCACATTACCTTGGGCATCAGTAGTAATCACCGCATCGCCAATTGATTCCAGTGTCACTTGAGCCAATTCCTTTTCGGCAAAGAGAGACTCTTCGAGACGTTGCCGTTCTTCAATTTCTATCAAGAGACGTAAATTCTGCTTTTGGAGTTTTTGTTGCAGCCTTCCGATAGTTAGGTGGGTTTCGACACGAGCT includes:
- a CDS encoding two-component system response regulator encodes the protein MIVDRTSDRVSDRATNYRGNILIVDDLPDNLRLLRDTLSAHGYKVRSAITGAMAIRAAQSPSTELILLDIKLPDIDGYEVCRQLKSDERTVDIPIIFLSALNETFNKVQGLAAGGVDYIAKPFQVEEVLARVETHLTIGRLQQKLQKQNLRLLIEIEERQRLEESLFAEKELAQVTLESIGDAVITTDAQGNVRYFNPIAERLTGWKAHEVQGVPLSTVFLIVDSVTGEPVENPINKALLEQRIVSLAHNTILIAHDGTEYPIADSAAPIRDRKGQIIGAVMVFHDVTESRYLSRQLSWEASHDALTGLINRRRFEQHLVEALASVEDSHQQHALCYLDLDQFKVINDTAGHIAGDELLRQITTLLQKGVPGNDTLARLGGDEFGLLLTQCPLSQATQIAENLKDLVHQFRFIWNGNTFIIGVSIGVVAIDYTTQNLMELLGAADAACYAAKARGRNCVHIYRLDDGELIKQRGERQLISKITRALETNSFCLYYQKIVSITSKPLVEHYEILLRMRDEEGKIVSPNEFIPAAERYGLITEIDCWVIETFFCNYHKLPEKDVLSQGLYTINLSGASISNNQFLRFLIEQFSRYRVPPQTIGFEITETAAIANFEQARYFISELKKIGCRFALDDFGSGLSSFAYLMNLPVDYLKIDGAFVKNISQNLISQALVEGFNSIAHAMNLETIAEFVEDEAILEKLREIGVDYAQGYGIGRPVPINFNR